One Kitasatospora sp. MAP12-44 DNA segment encodes these proteins:
- a CDS encoding transglycosylase SLT domain-containing protein codes for MRTSAAVLAGAAALTAMGAGLMPATASAATPSPEAIAAQIVPASQLASFSEIISHESSWNVQATNASSGAYGLGQALPGSKMASAGSDWQTNPTTQIKWALGYMDSRYGSPDAAWTFWQNHHWY; via the coding sequence ATGCGCACTTCTGCTGCCGTTCTCGCCGGCGCCGCCGCCCTGACCGCGATGGGAGCGGGCCTGATGCCCGCCACCGCGTCCGCCGCGACCCCGTCGCCGGAGGCCATCGCCGCCCAGATCGTGCCCGCTTCGCAGCTCGCCTCGTTCAGCGAGATCATCTCGCACGAGTCCAGCTGGAACGTCCAGGCGACCAACGCCTCCTCCGGCGCCTACGGCCTGGGCCAGGCCCTGCCGGGCTCCAAGATGGCCTCCGCCGGCTCCGACTGGCAGACCAACCCCACCACCCAGATCAAGTGGGCGCTGGGCTACATGGACTCCCGCTACGGCAGCCCGGACGCCGCGTGGACCTTCTGGCAGAACCACCACTGGTACTAG
- a CDS encoding PucR family transcriptional regulator, with protein sequence MPVALRDLLLDPSLRLRLRAGASALERVVRCVAVTELADPTPWMTGGELVLTTGLRQRTAGAQSAFVERMATAGASGIGFGIGLSHPAVPRATVVEAERLGVAVLEVPYETPFIAINQLVVERVSAEDHSRQRRLVEQHDLLAEALLSGDGLVGLLRALRRTTGCEVAVVDRHGVLLAGVPQRAARLAAAVGAGAGGAGAGGAGAGGAGAGWAGAGGAGAGGAAGPGLAASGLAAPGLAASGLAAPGLAGSGLAAPDSAAIGLVDRDSPICLPVPVDGIVVAHLCLRSIGDAADVLPFAVRLVGLELARRQSLLAGRRELVGQVLQDIVRDVIEPATAERRLEAFGLDPKRAHRVILGCLAPGDAGRPPDAGAQDGGLGGAPGGKMDGQQDDQRLARLPWSTGSRPGGAEPVLTAVVGRYLVAVLPQAKPAQEVAPQLAGLLSAVDRRAAVGIGGSYRGVDGLRWSYLEAQAALGRGPGVHQGDPLNLPRLLLSNPDLPLRQLGAEVLRPLTEFDAAHRGELVATLHGYLTADCSVQAVADQLCVHRNTVRYRLDQIERLTGRSLGSMQDRVQLWLALLACGEQHEQGQQGQQRGQREHGR encoded by the coding sequence ATGCCGGTGGCACTGCGCGATCTTCTGCTGGACCCGAGTCTCCGTCTGCGGTTGCGCGCCGGCGCGAGCGCACTGGAGCGTGTCGTCCGCTGTGTCGCGGTGACCGAACTCGCCGACCCCACGCCGTGGATGACCGGCGGCGAACTGGTCCTCACCACCGGCCTGCGGCAGCGGACCGCGGGTGCGCAGAGCGCGTTCGTCGAGCGGATGGCCACCGCCGGGGCGTCCGGGATCGGCTTCGGCATCGGGCTCAGTCACCCCGCCGTCCCCCGGGCGACCGTGGTCGAGGCCGAGCGGCTGGGCGTCGCGGTGCTGGAAGTCCCGTACGAGACACCGTTCATCGCGATCAACCAGCTGGTCGTCGAGCGGGTCTCGGCCGAGGACCACAGCCGTCAACGGCGGTTGGTCGAGCAGCACGACCTGCTCGCGGAGGCGCTGCTGTCGGGCGACGGTCTGGTCGGGCTGCTCCGGGCGCTGCGCCGGACCACGGGTTGCGAGGTCGCCGTGGTGGACCGGCACGGTGTGCTGCTGGCCGGGGTGCCGCAGCGCGCCGCCAGGCTGGCGGCGGCAGTCGGCGCGGGTGCCGGCGGGGCCGGTGCTGGCGGCGCGGGTGCCGGCGGGGCCGGTGCTGGCTGGGCGGGTGCTGGCGGGGCGGGTGCTGGCGGGGCGGCGGGCCCTGGGTTGGCAGCCTCCGGGTTGGCAGCGCCTGGGTTGGCAGCCTCCGGGTTGGCAGCGCCTGGGTTGGCAGGGTCTGGGTTGGCGGCCCCCGACAGCGCCGCCATCGGGCTCGTCGATCGGGACAGCCCGATCTGCTTGCCGGTCCCGGTCGACGGGATCGTCGTGGCACACCTCTGCCTGCGCTCGATCGGTGACGCGGCCGACGTGCTGCCCTTCGCGGTGCGCCTGGTCGGCCTGGAGCTGGCGCGCCGTCAGTCCCTGCTGGCCGGGCGGCGGGAGCTGGTCGGCCAGGTGCTCCAGGACATCGTCCGGGACGTGATCGAACCGGCGACCGCCGAACGCCGACTGGAGGCCTTCGGGCTCGACCCCAAGCGCGCCCATCGCGTCATCCTCGGCTGCCTGGCACCGGGGGACGCGGGACGGCCCCCCGACGCCGGAGCGCAGGACGGAGGACTGGGCGGAGCACCGGGCGGAAAGATGGACGGCCAGCAGGACGATCAGCGGCTGGCGCGGCTCCCGTGGAGCACCGGCAGCCGTCCCGGCGGTGCGGAGCCGGTGCTCACCGCGGTGGTCGGCCGCTACCTCGTCGCCGTGCTGCCGCAGGCCAAACCGGCCCAGGAGGTGGCACCGCAGCTGGCGGGCTTGCTGTCAGCGGTGGACCGCCGGGCCGCGGTCGGGATCGGTGGCAGCTACCGCGGCGTGGACGGCCTGCGCTGGAGCTACCTGGAGGCGCAGGCCGCGCTCGGCCGGGGCCCGGGCGTCCACCAGGGCGATCCGCTCAACCTGCCCCGGCTGCTGCTCTCCAATCCCGACCTGCCACTACGGCAACTGGGCGCCGAAGTGCTGCGCCCGCTCACCGAGTTCGACGCCGCACACCGCGGCGAGCTGGTCGCCACCCTGCACGGCTACCTGACCGCGGACTGCTCGGTCCAGGCGGTCGCCGACCAGCTGTGCGTGCACCGCAACACCGTCCGCTACCGCCTGGACCAGATCGAACGGCTCACCGGGCGCTCGCTGGGATCGATGCAGGACCGCGTCCAGCTATGGCTCGCGCTGCTCGCGTGCGGCGAGCAGCACGAGCAGGGCCAGCAAGGCCAGCAGCGCGGGCAGCGCGAGCACGGACGCTGA
- a CDS encoding alpha/beta hydrolase, translated as MAIHVLVPGADGRASYWYRVVPELRARGHEVVTMDLPSDDAADLDDFAAAIIAAVGASVNASVGDRAAGERLVLVAQSLAGFSAPLVCGRLPVDELVLVNAMVPLPGETAGQWWEDTGQPQAKVAHAAALGLDSGGEFDLLADFFHDVPAEVTEQAMAQGASAPPSALFAQPWPLSKWPEVPTRFLQGRDDRFLPLEFQRRVVRERLGLAVEEIPGGHLAALSRPRELVDHLLRSG; from the coding sequence GTGGCGATCCATGTACTCGTGCCGGGTGCCGACGGCCGAGCCTCGTACTGGTACCGCGTTGTTCCCGAACTCCGGGCGCGGGGGCACGAGGTGGTCACGATGGACCTGCCCTCGGACGACGCAGCCGATCTGGACGACTTCGCGGCCGCGATCATCGCTGCGGTAGGCGCATCGGTCAATGCATCGGTCGGCGATCGCGCCGCGGGGGAGCGGCTGGTGCTGGTGGCACAGTCGCTCGCCGGCTTCTCGGCGCCGCTGGTCTGCGGGCGGCTGCCCGTCGACGAGTTGGTGCTGGTGAACGCCATGGTCCCACTGCCCGGTGAGACCGCCGGGCAGTGGTGGGAGGACACCGGTCAGCCACAGGCCAAGGTCGCGCATGCGGCGGCTCTGGGGCTGGATTCGGGCGGGGAGTTCGACCTGCTGGCCGACTTCTTCCACGACGTGCCGGCCGAGGTGACCGAGCAGGCCATGGCGCAGGGTGCTTCGGCTCCGCCGTCCGCCCTGTTCGCCCAGCCCTGGCCGTTGTCGAAGTGGCCCGAGGTGCCGACCCGCTTCCTGCAGGGTCGGGACGACCGCTTCCTCCCGCTGGAGTTCCAGCGGCGCGTGGTGCGCGAGCGCCTCGGCCTGGCCGTGGAGGAGATCCCCGGGGGACACCTGGCTGCGCTCAGCCGGCCGCGCGAACTCGTGGATCACCTGCTGCGATCCGGCTGA
- a CDS encoding class I SAM-dependent methyltransferase, whose amino-acid sequence MSAHNDSGHGHGHRTEHGNGHGKGNGHGHSHGSTDIDWGAMAARLETSGELQLPSLRRIAAHLRGLLDPATKVRRVLDIGSGPGVMTCVFAEAFEDAQAVAVDGTPELLDHTLARAKRLGLGGRVAVRHAELPAGLAGGEEGEDGLGRADLVWSSKAVHHLGDQQGALNALAAVLRPGGVLAVAEGGLPMRFLPRDIGIGRPGLQARLDAAQESWFELMRAELPGSTAIVEDWPAMLSRAGLTPVGSFTSLLDLPAPLGESGRAFLHDHLTRLREVMGESLDAEDRATLDVLIDPVAPEGILRRPDAFLLSATTVFTGMRPTP is encoded by the coding sequence ATGAGCGCACACAACGACTCCGGACATGGCCACGGACATCGCACCGAGCACGGCAACGGCCACGGCAAAGGCAACGGCCATGGGCACAGCCACGGCAGTACCGACATCGACTGGGGAGCCATGGCCGCCCGCCTGGAGACCAGCGGCGAACTGCAGCTCCCGTCCCTGCGCCGGATTGCGGCCCACCTGCGGGGGCTGCTCGACCCGGCGACGAAGGTCCGGCGGGTCCTCGACATCGGCAGCGGGCCGGGCGTGATGACCTGCGTGTTCGCCGAGGCGTTCGAGGACGCCCAAGCGGTCGCCGTGGACGGCACGCCTGAGCTGCTGGACCACACCCTGGCCCGCGCCAAGCGGCTCGGCCTCGGCGGCAGGGTGGCCGTCCGGCACGCGGAGCTGCCCGCGGGCCTGGCCGGCGGGGAAGAGGGGGAGGACGGCCTCGGCAGGGCGGACCTGGTCTGGAGCAGCAAGGCCGTGCACCACCTCGGCGACCAGCAGGGCGCACTCAACGCACTCGCCGCCGTACTGAGGCCCGGCGGGGTGCTCGCCGTAGCGGAGGGCGGACTGCCGATGCGCTTCCTCCCGCGCGACATCGGCATCGGCAGGCCAGGCCTCCAGGCCCGGCTCGACGCCGCGCAGGAGTCCTGGTTCGAGCTCATGCGGGCGGAGCTGCCCGGCAGTACCGCCATCGTTGAGGACTGGCCCGCCATGCTCAGCCGCGCCGGGCTCACCCCGGTCGGCAGCTTCACCTCGCTCCTCGACCTGCCCGCGCCGCTGGGCGAGTCGGGCCGGGCCTTCCTGCATGACCATCTGACCCGGCTGCGGGAGGTGATGGGCGAGTCCCTGGACGCGGAGGACCGCGCGACACTCGATGTGCTGATCGACCCCGTGGCACCGGAGGGCATCTTGCGCCGGCCCGACGCCTTCCTCCTCTCCGCCACCACGGTCTTCACGGGCATGCGTCCAACGCCCTGA